One genomic region from Muriicola soli encodes:
- a CDS encoding TetR family transcriptional regulator C-terminal domain-containing protein produces MAAKKSTKTDLEKKIVSAYMTYVLEHEKRPVSVYKFCKTIDTTEEEFYKHFGSLESLQKSIWTMFYKNSIEALEKNKDYQQYSNKDKMLSFFFTFFEILTLNRSYVLFSLQEHNYMFRQMEQLKQLGPLIKDFAKDLIEDGNAEKPFKISQHSPSLFSEGAWLQFLFLLKFWSEDSSPGFEKTDVAIEKSVQTVFDVFDNTPLDSILDFGKFLYKENMA; encoded by the coding sequence ATGGCAGCGAAGAAATCCACTAAAACGGACTTGGAGAAAAAAATAGTCTCGGCCTACATGACATATGTGCTGGAACATGAAAAAAGACCCGTTTCAGTATATAAATTTTGTAAGACCATCGATACCACCGAAGAAGAATTCTACAAACATTTCGGCTCTTTGGAAAGTTTGCAGAAAAGCATCTGGACAATGTTTTACAAAAATAGCATCGAAGCCCTTGAGAAAAATAAAGATTACCAACAGTACAGCAATAAAGACAAGATGCTGTCCTTTTTCTTTACATTCTTTGAGATCTTAACTCTCAACCGAAGTTATGTGCTATTTAGTTTGCAAGAACACAATTATATGTTCAGGCAAATGGAGCAATTAAAACAATTAGGCCCATTGATCAAAGATTTTGCTAAAGATTTGATCGAGGACGGAAATGCCGAGAAACCATTTAAAATCTCACAACACAGTCCGTCCCTTTTCTCTGAAGGTGCATGGCTGCAATTTCTATTTTTATTAAAATTCTGGAGTGAAGATTCATCGCCAGGATTTGAAAAGACCGATGTGGCAATTGAGAAATCAGTACAAACTGTCTTTGATGTTTTTGACAATACACCCTTAGACAGTATACTCGACTTTGGTAAATTTCTCTATAAAGAAAATATGGCGTAA
- a CDS encoding alpha/beta hydrolase family protein yields MKPVNSLLKSIFLSFITFALTISSAQEKLSYQKPSKEILDLVNAPLAPSVQVTENGEYMLLLYRDPYKSIQELSEAELRLAGLRINPVTNIGSRTNYYNNIKVKSTSDKEVIQVRGLPENPRLANFSFSPDETKVAVTNTTPEGVEVWVLDIPTATVKKITEAGVNANLRDVINWFKSGDALLVKMLPASRQALIDQASAVPEGPTISTNDGKKAQNRTYQDLLTNPSDEFNFEQLALSELHRVSLDGSSSLWKPAAMYRNISFSPDGSYVMVTTIEKPFSYLVPYYRFPSATTIFSQDGDLVTTLLEVPLIEDLPKGFMAERKGMRDLSWRADRDATLMYVEALDEGDPEVKAPFRDAVYLLEAPFTGKGNLVLKTINRFSNIMWGTDNVAIATDYWWNTRNTKTYVFDPSEPEKKPAILFDRNYQDAYSNPGYFVMKSNKNGSSVLSIDNKNNAFLLGDGYTDKGQFPFVDQLNLRSLETVRLYESKLTDKKEDLRDYNVVKDELLVSIESKSEYPNYYFKHLKKRKGPTQLTFFENPFKSIKDVHKEVITYKREDGLELNGTLYLPLGYDKNSGEKMPMILWAYPREYKDKNSASQNTQNPNEFTYPYWGSPVYWVTKGYVVLDDAAFPIIGEEEEQPNDSFREQLVANAKAAIDAVDAMGYIDRNRVAVGGHSYGAFMVANLLSHSNLFAAGIARSGAYNRTLTPFGFQSEERNYWEAPEVYYTMSPFMHADKMKTPLLMVHGVADNNSGTYPMQSERYFNALKGLGATVRLVMLPKESHGYRAKESILHLLWEQDQWLEKYVKNKGADTEEGTR; encoded by the coding sequence ATGAAACCAGTAAATTCACTCTTGAAATCCATCTTTCTTTCTTTCATCACCTTTGCCCTGACCATTTCATCGGCACAGGAAAAACTGAGCTATCAAAAACCCTCAAAAGAAATCCTGGATTTGGTCAATGCACCATTAGCTCCATCTGTCCAGGTAACAGAGAATGGCGAATACATGCTGTTACTTTACAGAGATCCGTATAAAAGCATTCAGGAATTATCTGAAGCTGAGTTGAGGCTGGCAGGGTTGCGCATCAATCCGGTTACCAATATTGGCAGCAGAACGAATTATTACAACAATATAAAAGTAAAGTCCACTTCCGATAAGGAAGTAATTCAGGTCAGGGGACTCCCCGAAAACCCCCGCCTGGCCAATTTCAGTTTTTCCCCGGATGAAACCAAGGTAGCGGTAACCAATACTACTCCTGAAGGTGTGGAGGTATGGGTACTGGATATTCCGACAGCCACTGTAAAAAAAATCACAGAGGCCGGGGTAAATGCTAATCTCAGAGATGTCATCAACTGGTTCAAAAGCGGTGATGCCCTTTTGGTTAAAATGCTACCCGCTTCCAGACAGGCCCTTATTGACCAGGCATCTGCGGTTCCTGAAGGCCCTACTATTTCCACTAATGACGGGAAGAAGGCCCAAAATAGAACTTACCAGGATCTGCTGACGAATCCGTCAGACGAATTCAACTTTGAACAACTCGCCTTATCCGAATTGCACCGGGTATCCCTTGATGGCAGCAGCTCCTTATGGAAGCCCGCAGCCATGTATAGAAACATCAGTTTTTCCCCTGACGGATCCTATGTGATGGTAACGACTATTGAAAAACCGTTCTCCTATTTGGTTCCCTATTACCGATTTCCCTCCGCAACTACCATTTTTAGTCAGGATGGGGATTTGGTCACCACGCTCCTGGAAGTTCCGTTGATCGAAGATCTTCCAAAAGGATTTATGGCCGAGCGAAAAGGAATGCGCGATCTTAGCTGGCGTGCAGACCGGGATGCCACCTTGATGTACGTTGAGGCCTTAGATGAGGGGGATCCTGAGGTTAAAGCACCATTCAGGGATGCAGTTTATTTACTGGAAGCCCCATTTACCGGGAAAGGAAACCTCGTCCTTAAAACCATAAATAGATTTAGCAATATTATGTGGGGGACTGATAATGTTGCCATCGCCACAGACTATTGGTGGAATACCAGAAACACTAAGACCTATGTTTTTGATCCCTCCGAACCGGAAAAAAAACCGGCTATCCTTTTTGATCGAAATTATCAGGACGCCTATAGCAATCCGGGATATTTTGTCATGAAATCAAACAAAAACGGCAGTAGCGTTCTTTCTATTGATAATAAAAACAATGCCTTTCTACTCGGGGATGGCTACACAGATAAAGGGCAGTTCCCATTCGTGGATCAATTAAATCTGAGGTCGCTTGAAACTGTCCGACTTTATGAATCAAAATTAACTGACAAAAAAGAAGATCTCAGGGATTACAATGTCGTGAAGGATGAATTGCTGGTGAGCATAGAGTCTAAAAGTGAATATCCGAACTATTATTTCAAACATCTGAAGAAAAGGAAAGGTCCTACTCAATTAACTTTTTTCGAAAATCCCTTTAAAAGTATTAAGGATGTTCACAAGGAAGTAATCACCTATAAGCGGGAAGACGGACTAGAATTAAACGGAACCTTGTATCTACCGCTTGGGTATGATAAGAATTCAGGTGAAAAGATGCCCATGATTTTATGGGCATATCCCAGAGAATACAAGGATAAAAACAGTGCCTCGCAGAATACGCAAAATCCAAACGAATTTACATATCCCTATTGGGGTTCACCGGTATATTGGGTTACCAAAGGGTACGTAGTTTTAGACGATGCCGCCTTTCCCATTATTGGGGAAGAAGAAGAGCAACCCAACGATTCCTTTAGGGAGCAATTAGTTGCCAATGCAAAGGCCGCTATTGATGCAGTAGACGCTATGGGTTATATAGATCGTAACCGTGTTGCGGTTGGCGGCCACAGCTATGGAGCTTTTATGGTAGCGAATTTACTTTCCCATTCTAATCTTTTTGCGGCAGGGATAGCCCGTAGCGGAGCCTATAACAGAACGCTCACGCCTTTCGGGTTTCAAAGTGAAGAACGAAATTACTGGGAAGCACCGGAAGTCTATTACACCATGTCTCCTTTTATGCATGCCGATAAGATGAAAACACCCCTTTTGATGGTGCATGGGGTGGCCGATAATAATTCAGGAACATATCCCATGCAAAGTGAACGTTATTTCAATGCATTAAAAGGCCTTGGTGCCACCGTGCGTTTAGTAATGCTCCCAAAAGAAAGTCATGGATACCGCGCTAAAGAGAGTATACTTCACCTCTTGTGGGAACAAGATCAATGGCTAGAAAAATACGTAAAAAACAAAGGTGCTGATACCGAAGAAGGGACCCGTTAA
- a CDS encoding dihydrolipoamide acetyltransferase family protein: MSKFELKLPQMGESVAEATLTTWLKEVGDTIEMDEAVFEIATDKVDSEVPSEVEGVLLEKLFEVDDVIKVGQTVAVIEIEGDTSSNSTPAQETDSEEETLPEEVRATVEQPMIQAKETVAAPVADFSSSERFYSPLVKNIAKQESISIQELDSIEGTGLEGRVTKNDILAYIDQRKNGDGSQTPATQQAPVPKPAPDKEKQAAPEVSHKVTTAKASEADEVIPMTRMGKLIAQHMTDSISTSAHVQSFIEVDVTKVVNWRNKVKESFEKREGEKLTFTPIFMEAVAKALKKFPMVNISVSGDSVIKKKNINIGMAAALPDGNLIVPVIKNADQLNLVGMAKVVNDLANRARTNNLKPDEVKDGTYTVTNVGTFGSVFGTPIINQPQVGILALGAIRKVPAVIETAEGDFIGIRSKMFLSHSYDHRVVNGAMGGMFVKAVADYLEDWDAQREI, translated from the coding sequence ATGTCAAAATTCGAATTGAAACTTCCACAAATGGGGGAAAGCGTTGCGGAAGCTACCCTCACTACCTGGCTCAAAGAGGTGGGTGACACCATAGAAATGGACGAGGCTGTCTTTGAGATCGCTACGGATAAGGTAGACTCAGAAGTTCCGAGTGAGGTGGAAGGAGTCCTGCTTGAAAAGCTTTTTGAAGTAGACGATGTCATTAAAGTAGGGCAAACCGTGGCAGTAATCGAAATTGAAGGTGATACTTCTTCGAATTCCACTCCTGCTCAGGAAACCGACAGTGAAGAGGAAACCCTGCCTGAAGAGGTGAGGGCAACTGTGGAACAGCCCATGATTCAGGCTAAGGAAACTGTTGCCGCCCCCGTGGCCGACTTTTCTTCCTCTGAGCGGTTCTACTCCCCTCTGGTAAAAAATATAGCAAAACAGGAGTCGATCTCCATCCAAGAACTTGATTCCATAGAAGGTACAGGCCTGGAAGGCCGGGTGACAAAAAACGATATCCTCGCTTATATAGATCAACGAAAGAATGGGGATGGTAGTCAGACTCCGGCAACGCAACAAGCACCCGTGCCAAAACCAGCTCCTGATAAGGAAAAACAGGCTGCCCCTGAAGTATCCCATAAGGTAACTACAGCAAAGGCCAGTGAGGCAGATGAGGTGATACCGATGACCCGAATGGGTAAACTCATTGCGCAACACATGACGGATAGTATATCTACTTCCGCCCATGTACAGAGTTTTATTGAGGTTGACGTAACCAAGGTTGTGAATTGGCGAAACAAGGTAAAAGAATCCTTTGAAAAGAGGGAAGGAGAGAAACTCACCTTTACTCCTATCTTTATGGAGGCCGTCGCCAAGGCCCTGAAAAAGTTTCCCATGGTAAACATCTCGGTGAGTGGGGATAGCGTCATCAAAAAGAAAAATATCAACATTGGAATGGCGGCAGCCTTGCCTGATGGAAATCTTATTGTCCCGGTCATAAAGAATGCCGACCAGCTCAATCTGGTTGGGATGGCTAAAGTGGTCAATGACCTGGCGAACAGGGCCAGAACTAACAACCTCAAACCCGATGAGGTAAAGGACGGAACTTATACCGTTACCAACGTGGGTACTTTTGGAAGTGTTTTTGGCACACCCATTATTAATCAGCCGCAGGTAGGTATCCTCGCATTAGGGGCCATCCGAAAAGTTCCTGCAGTTATAGAGACTGCCGAGGGCGACTTTATTGGAATTCGAAGTAAAATGTTCCTGTCTCACAGTTATGATCACAGGGTTGTGAACGGAGCCATGGGAGGGATGTTTGTCAAAGCTGTGGCAGATTATCTCGAAGATTGGGATGCACAGCGGGAAATCTAA
- a CDS encoding sodium:solute symporter: MTATHILLLIGAYFLVLILISYLTGRNDSNADFFKAGKKSPWFVVAFGMIGASLSGVTFISVPGWVESSQFSYMQVVFGYLVGYFVIAFVLLPIYYRLNVTSIYEYLQGRFGTVSYKVGAVSFFISRVLGASFRLFLVAIVLQQFVFDAWNVPFELTVVLSILLIWIYTFRGGIKTIVWTDTLQTLFMLLSVGLSIYFINEKLGWGFTEFLDSEELKEYSKVLFTDDFFQKNHFIKSFLGGMFITICMTGLDQDMMQKNLTCKNLGDAQKNMVSFSLILIVVNFVFLLLGALLFIYADRYDVAIPLMDGEPKSDLLFPEIALNSGLGMVVATTFILGLIAAAYSSADSALTSLTTSFCVDFLGIEKREVSQQKRLRKKVHVGMSLLLILVVIAFKYVLDRNVIDGLLTVATFTYGPLLGLFAFGIFTKYQIMDRLVWIVALSCVLIVMGLSYLPAEFLGGYQIGYELLPFNGLITFLGLYMIRKRI; encoded by the coding sequence ATGACAGCCACCCATATCCTGCTGCTGATCGGGGCATATTTCCTGGTCCTGATCCTGATTTCCTACCTCACCGGACGCAATGATTCCAATGCCGATTTTTTTAAGGCAGGGAAGAAATCCCCGTGGTTTGTGGTAGCCTTTGGAATGATAGGAGCTTCACTCTCCGGAGTTACTTTTATCTCTGTCCCGGGATGGGTAGAATCTTCTCAATTCAGCTATATGCAGGTAGTATTTGGATATCTGGTGGGTTATTTTGTCATTGCCTTTGTCCTCCTGCCCATTTACTATCGCTTAAACGTTACTTCAATTTACGAATACCTTCAGGGCCGATTTGGAACTGTGAGCTACAAGGTGGGAGCCGTTTCTTTCTTTATCTCAAGAGTTCTGGGCGCGTCATTCCGGCTTTTTCTGGTAGCCATAGTACTGCAGCAATTTGTTTTTGATGCCTGGAACGTACCCTTTGAACTCACCGTAGTCTTGTCAATTCTTCTGATCTGGATCTATACGTTCAGAGGAGGTATCAAGACCATAGTTTGGACCGATACACTGCAAACTCTTTTCATGCTATTATCAGTAGGGCTATCCATCTATTTTATCAATGAGAAATTAGGATGGGGTTTTACAGAATTTCTCGATTCTGAAGAGTTGAAAGAGTACAGCAAGGTATTGTTCACTGACGATTTCTTTCAAAAGAACCATTTTATAAAATCCTTCCTTGGCGGGATGTTTATCACCATATGCATGACAGGCCTGGACCAGGATATGATGCAAAAGAACCTCACCTGCAAAAACCTGGGTGATGCCCAGAAAAATATGGTGTCCTTTAGTCTAATCCTTATCGTAGTAAACTTTGTGTTTCTTTTGTTAGGGGCCCTTCTCTTTATTTATGCCGACCGTTATGATGTTGCCATCCCCCTGATGGATGGGGAACCAAAATCTGATCTACTCTTCCCTGAGATCGCACTGAACAGTGGCTTGGGAATGGTAGTGGCCACTACCTTTATTTTGGGCCTTATCGCCGCAGCCTACAGCAGTGCAGACAGCGCGCTTACCTCCCTCACCACCTCCTTTTGTGTGGATTTTCTGGGGATTGAAAAAAGAGAGGTTTCTCAACAAAAAAGACTTAGAAAAAAAGTGCATGTGGGCATGAGTTTGCTTTTGATCCTGGTGGTGATCGCCTTTAAATACGTCCTTGATCGCAATGTGATTGACGGACTGCTCACGGTGGCAACCTTTACCTATGGCCCTCTGCTGGGGCTCTTTGCTTTTGGGATTTTTACCAAATACCAGATTATGGACCGGCTGGTCTGGATCGTTGCACTTTCCTGTGTTCTTATCGTAATGGGGCTGTCCTATCTCCCCGCAGAATTCCTTGGAGGATATCAGATAGGATATGAACTACTTCCTTTTAATGGGCTAATTACCTTCCTCGGTTTATATATGATCCGCAAACGGATTTAG
- a CDS encoding ABC1 kinase family protein produces the protein MKTIDKIPTGKIERAGKLVKTGVKVGGNYVKYYSKKLVKGESSKEELNENNASDIYDGLKSLKGSALKVAQMLSMEKNLLPRAYVERFSLSQFSVPPLSAPLVRKTFNKYLGSYPEDIFDSFEQDSINAASIGQVHRAEKEGKKLAVKIQYPGVAESISSDLALVKPIATRMFNLQGKDSEKYFKEVEDKLLEETNYILELEQSQEISRACRHIPNIVFPTYYKDLSSEKILTMDWMEGTHLSEFAKTPFSAETGNQLGQTLWDFYMYQMHGLRKVHADPHPGNFLISEDHRLIAIDFGCVKEVPDEFYIPYFELAQKEVIENEELFEKKLEELEILTPIDTSEERKFFKALFKELLTLFTLPFQQENFDFGSDEFWERIADLSQQYSKDEHIRKMNGNRGSRHFLYINRTFFGLYNLLHDLKAKVVVNAYKKYL, from the coding sequence ATGAAGACGATTGATAAAATTCCGACAGGAAAAATTGAAAGAGCCGGTAAACTGGTAAAGACCGGGGTTAAGGTAGGAGGGAACTACGTCAAATACTACAGCAAAAAGCTGGTCAAAGGTGAAAGCTCAAAGGAAGAGCTGAATGAAAACAATGCTTCGGATATTTACGACGGACTAAAAAGTCTGAAAGGAAGTGCACTAAAAGTTGCACAAATGTTGAGTATGGAAAAGAATCTGCTCCCCAGGGCTTACGTTGAGCGTTTTTCTCTTTCCCAGTTTTCTGTACCGCCCTTGTCTGCTCCCCTAGTGCGGAAGACATTCAACAAATACCTGGGATCTTATCCGGAAGACATCTTTGATTCGTTTGAACAGGACTCTATCAATGCTGCCAGTATAGGACAGGTCCACAGAGCTGAAAAAGAAGGTAAAAAACTAGCCGTAAAGATCCAGTACCCCGGAGTAGCAGAGAGTATTTCTTCGGATCTCGCTCTTGTAAAACCAATCGCAACCCGGATGTTTAATCTGCAGGGAAAGGATTCCGAAAAATACTTTAAAGAGGTCGAGGACAAACTGCTGGAGGAGACCAACTATATCCTGGAGTTAGAACAGAGTCAGGAAATCTCCAGGGCTTGCCGGCATATTCCGAATATCGTTTTCCCCACCTATTACAAAGACCTTTCCAGTGAAAAAATATTGACAATGGATTGGATGGAGGGGACTCACCTCAGCGAGTTCGCCAAAACACCATTTTCAGCTGAAACAGGAAATCAACTGGGTCAGACCCTGTGGGACTTTTACATGTATCAGATGCACGGCCTACGGAAAGTACACGCCGATCCGCATCCGGGAAATTTCCTGATTAGCGAAGATCACCGTCTAATTGCGATCGACTTTGGATGTGTCAAGGAAGTGCCGGATGAATTCTATATCCCGTATTTTGAACTTGCGCAAAAAGAGGTCATCGAGAATGAGGAGTTGTTTGAAAAGAAGTTAGAGGAACTCGAAATACTCACTCCCATAGATACTTCAGAAGAGCGTAAATTTTTCAAAGCCCTCTTCAAAGAACTACTCACTTTGTTTACCCTGCCTTTTCAGCAGGAAAATTTCGACTTTGGATCTGATGAATTCTGGGAACGTATAGCAGACCTGAGTCAGCAATACTCCAAGGACGAGCATATCCGAAAGATGAATGGCAACAGGGGATCAAGGCATTTTCTCTATATCAACAGAACATTTTTTGGCCTGTATAATCTACTGCACGACCTGAAAGCGAAAGTGGTGGTTAACGCCTATAAAAAATACTTATAA
- a CDS encoding CoA-binding protein, which yields MNKTLVFGASLKPYRYSHVAIKRLVEAGEVVVAFGLREGLVAGVQIETRLDRFEQIDTVTLYMNPKRQKQFYQDIINLHPRRVIFNPGTENPEFYNLLREAGIEVEVACTLVLLSIGQYN from the coding sequence ATGAACAAAACACTTGTTTTTGGAGCGTCTTTAAAACCATATCGCTACAGCCATGTAGCTATAAAAAGATTGGTGGAGGCCGGCGAAGTAGTAGTAGCATTTGGGTTGAGGGAAGGTTTAGTTGCCGGGGTTCAGATTGAGACTCGTTTAGACAGGTTTGAGCAGATTGATACGGTTACACTCTATATGAATCCCAAAAGGCAGAAACAGTTCTATCAGGACATCATAAACCTGCATCCCAGACGGGTCATTTTTAACCCGGGAACTGAAAATCCTGAATTCTATAACCTCCTCAGGGAAGCAGGAATTGAGGTGGAGGTGGCCTGTACGCTTGTTTTATTGTCGATAGGGCAATACAATTAA
- a CDS encoding pyridoxamine 5'-phosphate oxidase family protein: protein MGRTFQKIGQRHREFIEKQKVFFVASAMDEGHINLSPKGMDSLRVLSEKKVIWLNLTGSGNETATHIVRNPRITLMFCAFEGPPQILRLYGQAKVYHPHDVEFSTLYSNFEEIPGSRQVFEVNVDLVQTSCGMGVPLLEYQGERDDLVAWADNLGEEGLAEYKKKKNTKSLEGLSTGIFGK, encoded by the coding sequence ATGGGTAGAACCTTCCAAAAAATAGGACAGCGCCATCGAGAATTCATTGAAAAACAAAAGGTATTCTTTGTGGCCTCGGCCATGGATGAAGGGCACATCAATTTGTCCCCTAAAGGGATGGATTCGCTGAGGGTGTTGAGTGAGAAAAAGGTAATTTGGCTGAATCTCACAGGGAGTGGAAATGAAACGGCTACACATATTGTCAGGAATCCAAGAATAACCCTGATGTTCTGTGCATTTGAAGGTCCACCTCAAATATTACGCCTCTACGGCCAGGCAAAAGTATACCATCCACATGATGTGGAATTCAGCACACTGTATTCTAATTTTGAAGAGATTCCTGGTAGCAGACAGGTTTTTGAGGTCAATGTAGACCTGGTTCAAACCTCATGTGGTATGGGCGTGCCATTATTGGAATACCAGGGAGAGAGGGATGATCTGGTGGCCTGGGCTGATAATTTAGGAGAAGAGGGACTAGCAGAATATAAAAAGAAAAAAAACACAAAAAGTCTGGAAGGACTCTCCACCGGTATATTTGGTAAGTAA
- the recR gene encoding recombination mediator RecR, with translation MEFSSKLLENAVYEMSQLPGIGKRTALRLVLHLLKQPEAQTGRLANALGSLRKDIKFCSNCHNISDVVLCEICANPKRDKSLVCVVEDIRDVMAIENTSQYNGLYHVLGGKISPMEGIGPQDLTIQSLVEKVKNGAIRELIFAMSSTMEGDTTNFYIYKQIQDHELTTSTIARGIAVGDELEFADEITLGRSIIHRIPFESSLKANG, from the coding sequence ATGGAATTCTCATCAAAACTTCTCGAAAATGCCGTTTATGAAATGTCTCAATTACCGGGCATTGGGAAGCGAACGGCACTTCGCCTGGTATTACATCTGCTGAAACAACCAGAGGCGCAGACAGGCAGATTGGCCAATGCTTTGGGGAGTCTTCGAAAGGATATCAAATTTTGCAGCAACTGTCATAATATCTCCGATGTGGTTCTCTGCGAAATCTGTGCAAACCCAAAAAGGGACAAGAGCCTGGTTTGTGTGGTAGAAGATATCAGGGATGTGATGGCCATTGAGAATACGAGCCAGTACAACGGTTTGTATCATGTGCTGGGCGGCAAGATCTCACCAATGGAGGGAATTGGTCCCCAAGACCTTACCATTCAATCTCTGGTGGAAAAGGTAAAAAACGGCGCAATACGGGAGCTTATTTTTGCCATGAGCTCAACTATGGAGGGAGATACCACTAATTTTTATATTTATAAGCAAATACAGGATCACGAACTCACTACATCAACGATCGCCAGGGGGATCGCCGTAGGTGATGAATTGGAATTTGCCGACGAAATTACGCTCGGCAGGAGTATAATTCATAGAATTCCATTCGAGTCCTCCCTAAAGGCAAATGGGTAG
- a CDS encoding 3'-5' exonuclease — protein sequence MKLNLTKPICFFDLETTGTNVAKDRIVEISILKVLPNGEKEQRTWLVNPECEIPEQVVAIHGISNEKVANEPTFAELSKEIYQFIKDSDLGGFNSDRFDIPLLAEEMLRAGVDFDMKNMVSIDVQTIFHKMEQRTLSAAFKFYCDKELVGAHGAKADTEATYEVLLAQLDRYPDLENNVKKLADFSTYRQNADFAGFIGFDEDEEEIFTFGKHKGKKVSVVLEEEPGYFGWILNADFPLYTKKILTQIKLRKLNNKI from the coding sequence ATGAAATTAAACCTGACCAAGCCTATCTGTTTTTTTGATCTCGAAACCACGGGAACCAATGTGGCTAAGGATCGAATTGTTGAAATTTCTATTTTAAAAGTATTACCTAACGGTGAGAAGGAACAGCGGACCTGGTTAGTGAACCCCGAATGTGAAATTCCCGAGCAGGTAGTGGCCATTCACGGTATCTCCAATGAAAAGGTCGCGAACGAACCCACCTTTGCCGAATTGTCTAAAGAAATTTACCAATTTATAAAGGATAGTGATCTGGGAGGGTTTAACTCGGATCGATTTGATATCCCACTTCTCGCAGAGGAAATGCTGCGGGCCGGAGTAGACTTCGACATGAAAAATATGGTATCAATAGACGTTCAGACCATCTTTCACAAAATGGAGCAACGTACTCTTTCCGCTGCCTTTAAATTTTATTGCGATAAAGAATTGGTAGGGGCACATGGGGCTAAGGCCGATACGGAAGCTACTTACGAGGTATTGCTGGCTCAGTTAGATCGATATCCCGATCTGGAGAATAATGTGAAAAAGTTAGCGGATTTCTCTACCTATCGTCAGAATGCCGACTTTGCGGGCTTTATCGGATTCGATGAAGATGAAGAAGAAATTTTCACCTTTGGGAAACACAAAGGAAAGAAGGTAAGTGTGGTACTAGAAGAAGAACCGGGTTATTTTGGCTGGATACTCAATGCAGACTTTCCCCTTTATACCAAAAAAATACTCACCCAGATAAAATTGAGGAAACTCAACAACAAAATCTAG
- a CDS encoding 3-oxoacyl-ACP synthase III family protein — MYNSRISGLGFYVPENVVTNDDLSKLMDTNDAWIQERTGIKERRHVVRGKDTTTSMGVKAAKIAIERAGIDKDDIDFIVFATLSPDYYFPGPGVLVQRDLGLKTVGALDVRNQCSGFVYAVSVADQYIKSGMYKNILVIGSELHSGGLDFTTRGRGVSVIFGDGAGAAILTREEDTKKGILSTHLHSEGQHAEELSLLAPGIGHRWVTDILEDDDPDDVSYYPYMNGQFVFKNAVVRFAEVIKEGLQKNELKVGEIDMLIPHQANLRISQFIQKKFGLSDDQVYNNIMSYGNTTAASIPIALSEAWEKGKIKEGDLVVLAAFGSGFTWGSVIIRW, encoded by the coding sequence ATGTACAATTCTAGAATATCGGGTCTGGGCTTCTATGTACCCGAAAATGTAGTGACCAATGACGATCTTTCCAAGCTAATGGATACGAATGATGCCTGGATTCAGGAGCGTACCGGAATCAAGGAAAGAAGGCATGTAGTCAGGGGAAAGGATACCACGACCTCTATGGGGGTTAAAGCAGCCAAAATTGCTATTGAAAGAGCAGGAATCGACAAAGATGATATTGATTTTATTGTTTTTGCCACGCTGAGTCCGGATTACTACTTCCCCGGCCCGGGAGTTTTGGTGCAACGCGACCTCGGCCTAAAAACCGTTGGGGCCCTGGATGTCAGAAATCAGTGTTCAGGATTTGTCTACGCCGTATCTGTGGCAGATCAGTACATCAAAAGTGGTATGTATAAAAATATACTGGTGATAGGATCAGAATTGCATTCCGGAGGTCTCGATTTTACAACCCGGGGTCGTGGTGTTTCCGTTATTTTTGGTGACGGTGCCGGTGCTGCCATCCTCACCCGTGAAGAGGATACCAAAAAGGGGATTCTTTCCACGCATCTTCATTCGGAAGGGCAACATGCAGAAGAGCTTTCTTTGCTCGCTCCCGGAATAGGACACCGTTGGGTCACTGATATTTTGGAAGACGACGACCCTGATGATGTTTCCTACTACCCATACATGAACGGGCAGTTCGTATTTAAAAATGCGGTAGTTCGATTTGCAGAGGTAATCAAAGAAGGATTGCAAAAGAATGAACTGAAAGTCGGGGAAATAGACATGCTGATCCCTCATCAAGCCAATTTGCGTATCTCTCAATTTATCCAGAAGAAGTTCGGACTTTCCGATGATCAGGTTTATAACAATATCATGAGTTACGGAAATACGACCGCGGCTTCCATCCCAATTGCCCTTTCGGAGGCCTGGGAAAAAGGAAAGATCAAGGAGGGCGATCTTGTAGTTCTCGCTGCTTTTGGCAGTGGCTTTACCTGGGGAAGTGTGATAATCAGGTGGTAA